In Papaver somniferum cultivar HN1 unplaced genomic scaffold, ASM357369v1 unplaced-scaffold_142, whole genome shotgun sequence, the following are encoded in one genomic region:
- the LOC113335385 gene encoding uncharacterized protein LOC113335385 has translation MRMFVDTFREHWKRFGCSIMSDGWTDGKKRHLINFSVNCPKGSVFLKSVDASDRTNDADFIRKLVKEVIADVGAENVVQFITDNGSNFKKSGKDLMLEYPHIFWTPCGAHCVQLMLEELGSKLPRIKTAVILGKRLVTYIYAHFQVLSLMRELTGADLHRSTKTRFSTQYYTLESLQKYKTPLQMVFVNDRWVKTRFARENVGVNALKIVTSIKFWEDVDYSCRVLKPLVKVVRLVDIERKPTMPSFHEAMRIARDQLEKNLGEDNDTWVIVKVVFDKRWKNNFNHPLHCAAYYLNPSIFYKIPAHLMDNGPKYIEIKRGLHTAMEKLITNEDELEMATTELRMYSDAYGILGNDWWITYGGIDVPNLQKFAIRVLSITSSASPCERNWSTFQNLHTKKRNHITQQKFNDSVFIQYNKKLQRRYKEIAEYNDDGKARDPIFLDEHDENDEWLDPQNLHDLAVEGDNVTLDDLQDILGEESRPVDSRGACSSRSKSTYPTDSEYDGYDTDQLMLDTDNGLLDGANGATEDDDIYYLE, from the exons ATGAGGATGTTCGTTGATACCTTTAGGGAACATTGGAAGAGGTTTGGATGTTCTATCATGTCAGATGGTTGGACGGATGGGAAAAAGAGACATCTTATTAACTTTTCGGTGAATTGTCCTAAAGGTTCAGTATTTTTGAAGTCTGTGGATGCCTCAGATAGAACCAATGATGCTGATTTCATTCGTAAGCTTGTAAAGGAGGTAATTGCTGATGTTGGTGCAGAAAATGTGGTTCAGTTCATTACTGATAATGGTTCTAACTTCAAAAAGTCAGGGAAGGACTTAATGCTTGAATACCCACATATATTTTGGACTCCTTGTGGTGCTCATTGTGTTCAGTTGATGCTAGAAGAACTTGGTTCCAAGCTTCCAAGAATCAAGACAGCCGTCATACTAGGTAAGAGACTAGTTACATATATTTATGCTCATTTTCAAGTATTGAGCTTAATGAGGGAGTTGACTGGTGCAGACTTACATAGGTCTACAAAAACTAGATTTTCAACTCAATATTACACACTAGAGAGTCTTCAAAAGTATAAAACTCCTCtgcaaatggtgtttgtgaatgaTAGGTGGGTAAAAACTAGGTTTGCAAGAGAAAATGTGGGAGTAAATGCACTTAAAAttgttacaagtatcaaattttgGGAAGATGTCGATTACTCTTGTAGGGTGCTAAAGCCTTTAGTTAAGGTAGTAAGATTAGTGGATATCGAACGCAAACCTACAATGCCTTCTTTTCATGAGGCAATGAGAATAGCAAGGGATCAACTTGAGAAGAATTTGGGTGAAGATAATGATACTTGGGTTATAGTTAAGGTTGTTTTTGATAAGAGATGGAAGAATAACTTTAATCATCCTCTACATTGTGCGGCTTATTATCTAAATCCTTCCATATTCTATAAGATTCCAGCTCATTTGATGGATAATGgtccaaagtacatagaaatcaaaAGGGGACTTCATACAGCTATGGAAAAGCTTATAACCAATGAAGATGAACTTGAGATGGCAACAACTGAATTGAGAATGTACAGCGATGCTTATGGAATCCTAGGAA ATGATTGGTGGATTACATATGGAGGAATCGATGTCCCAAACCTACAAAAATTTGCAATCAGGGTATTGAGTATTACTTCTTCTGCTTCCCCATGTGAGCGAAACTGGAGCACATTTCAAAAT tTGCACACCAAGAAGCGGAATCACATAACACAACAAAAATTTAATGATAGTGTATTTATCCAATATAACAAAAAATTGCAGCGTCGTTATAAAGAAATTGCAGAATATAATGATGATGGGAAAGCTCGTGACCCTATTTTTCTTGATgagcatgatgaaaatgatgaatggttggatcCACAGAACTTACATGACTTGGCTGTAGAAGGTGATAATgtaactttggatgatttgcaagatattCTTGGCGAAGAAAGTCGTCCAGTTgatagtagaggtgcatgtagctctcgaagcaagtctacttaCCCAACCGATTCTGAATATGATGGCTATGATACTGATCAATTGATGTTAGACACTGATAATGGACTACTTGATGGAGCTAATGGAGCtactgaagatgatgatatctatTATTTAGAATAA